In Bombus fervidus isolate BK054 chromosome 13, iyBomFerv1, whole genome shotgun sequence, a single genomic region encodes these proteins:
- the LOC139993781 gene encoding integrator complex subunit 12 isoform X3, whose product MSQLELDPQFTQGLHLLHSTNKDSAEQLRALLDEAIKQKYGPSKMLSNVLHKKYMMEEPVLSDHSSSSSSKKSKSSSSSSSKHSSKSSKNSSPVNLPTRDTPPDIIQTDNTLALEILEDDLTCVICKGMDVGARNRLVECSECHSLYHQECHIPHILDSQIDVPGLVWYCSNCSKSQVSKERSSPKTVIENKSKEQKKSNSGGGNKVTPNIHIISADRRLKDMMKKAKQDKRSTNTTQSSKNSRSSSPAMSSTKSQEKSLLYKIKSGVE is encoded by the exons atgtcACAATTGGAGCTAGATCCTCAATTTACACAGGGTTTACACCTTCTACATTCTACTAATAAAGATTCTGCGGAACAGCTGCGAGCACTTTTAGATGAAGCAATCAAACAAAAATATGGGCCATCAAAGATGTTATCGAATGTATTACACAAAAAG TATATGATGGAGGAACCGGTGCTGAGTGATCATAGTAGCAGCAGTAGTAGTAAAAAGAGCAAAagctcttcttcttcttcctccaaACATTCAAGTAAATCGAGCAAAAACAGCTCTCCTGTGAATTTACCAACTCGTGACACACCACCTGATATTATCCAGACTGATAATACTCTGGCATTAGAAATATTAGAGGATGATCTGACATGTGTTATTTGCAAAGGAATGGATGTTGGAGCAAGAAACAGACTTGTTGAGTGTTCAGAGTGCCATTCTTTATACCATCAGGAGTGTCATATTCCACATATTTTGGATTCTCAAATAGATGTTCCAGGACTGGTGTGGTATTGTTCAAACTGTTCCAAATCTCAG gtTTCAAAAGAAAGGAGCTCACCAAAAACagtgatagaaaataaatctaAGGAACAAAAAAAATCTAATTCAG GTGGTGGAAACAAAGTAACAccaaatattcatattataaGTGCAGATAGAAGACTAAAGGATATGATGAAAAAAGCTAAGCAAGATAAACGAAGCACAAACACTACTCAGAGTTCAAAGAATTCTCGGTCCAGTTCACCAGCAATGTCTTCAACAAAATCTCAGGAAAAATCATTATTGTACAAAATCAAGTCAGGTGTAGAATGA